One genomic window of Prochlorococcus marinus str. NATL2A includes the following:
- a CDS encoding BMC domain-containing protein → MASETMGIALGMIETRGLVPAIEAADAMTKAAEVRLIGREFVGGGYVTVLVRGETGAVNAAVRAGADACERVGDGLVAAHIIARPHREVEPALGNGNFLGQKD, encoded by the coding sequence ATGGCTAGCGAAACAATGGGTATTGCTCTCGGCATGATCGAGACACGCGGATTAGTACCAGCTATTGAAGCTGCTGACGCTATGACCAAGGCAGCAGAAGTGCGCTTGATTGGTCGTGAGTTTGTTGGTGGTGGTTACGTAACAGTTTTGGTTCGCGGAGAAACTGGTGCTGTAAACGCAGCAGTTCGTGCAGGCGCAGATGCTTGTGAGCGTGTAGGTGACGGACTAGTTGCAGCGCACATTATTGCTCGTCCTCATCGTGAAGTTGAGCCAGCTTTGGGCAACGGTAACTTCTTAGGTCAGAAGGACTGA